TTCGTGCAAAATAGCCATCAAGCCAATCTGTTGCAGATGCAAAAATAAAAATAAGCGCTGCAATAAAATCAGAAACAGCTAACTCTGTTCCATAAAAATCGATCACACCAAAAGGCCAATCGATAAGTAAAAACAACATAAAAACAGGAATTAATAAAATGCGAGAGATTGTAATTTTATTTGGCAGATTCAACATAGCCCCTTCTTTCTTAAACAAATTCTGTGGTTTTTTTCCTTTTGACTAGTATTCAAATAAGGGGTAACCGTCTCATCATTGTATCATAACACTCCCACATACGTTAAAGCATAGTCTTTCGGAAAAAAATAATAGCCGTTCCTGCTATTGTTTACAGGAACGACCATTTTGATTAAGGATTATACGTAATTTCAATTTTTTGATGAACAAGATCAAGTGGAAGCTCTACCTCTTCATCATTTATAAATACAGTGGCGTTTTGAGAAGCTCCAAGGTTGATCAAAATGGACTCCTGATCGCTATAATCCTCTGAAATCTCATTGCCATCACTAAAGCCAGTAGATGGAACAAGAAACTCACCGTCTGCATCTTTAATGTCGGCATAACAATCACCAGTAAATTCAACCCGAACATCAAAATCAGGTGCTTCAAGGTCAAATGAAGAGGTATTTCCTGAGCTTTCGTTAAACGTCAGGGTACTTGTTGGCTCGTCTTCTTCAGTCTCATCTTCTGTATCTGATGTTCCCTCATCCGATGAGTCTTGCTCGTCTTCCGCCTCGTCTTCAGCAGGTTCATCTTCTGGCTCTGGCTCGTCACCGTATTCAGCATCTATTGTGGGTGTATTCTCTGGAGCAATAGGCGCATTGTCTCCGCTTGAGAAATTCCCTCTAAACACCCATATTGCTGCTGCAATCACAATTAAAAAGACAATGACTGCAATGACCGGTAAAACAGATGCCACACGAGACTTTCTGTTAGCCGGTTGTTCAGGTATTGGTTTTCTACGTTCTGACCTAGATGGAATATTTTCTGCATTTTTGCTTGGCTGTGGTAATTCATTTTTGTGTTGCTCCAAAAATTCCGTTGAATCAATTCCAACAGCTTCAGCATACGTTTTAACAAATGCTCTTGCATAAAATAATCCAGGA
The nucleotide sequence above comes from Alkalicoccobacillus plakortidis. Encoded proteins:
- a CDS encoding helix-turn-helix domain-containing protein, producing MSELGLQLKQARDEKQLSLEDLQRITKIQKRYLLAIEEGRFDSLPGLFYARAFVKTYAEAVGIDSTEFLEQHKNELPQPSKNAENIPSRSERRKPIPEQPANRKSRVASVLPVIAVIVFLIVIAAAIWVFRGNFSSGDNAPIAPENTPTIDAEYGDEPEPEDEPAEDEAEDEQDSSDEGTSDTEDETEEDEPTSTLTFNESSGNTSSFDLEAPDFDVRVEFTGDCYADIKDADGEFLVPSTGFSDGNEISEDYSDQESILINLGASQNATVFINDEEVELPLDLVHQKIEITYNP